One segment of Osmerus mordax isolate fOsmMor3 chromosome 28, fOsmMor3.pri, whole genome shotgun sequence DNA contains the following:
- the LOC136938014 gene encoding caspase-8-like produces the protein MDVRQALLETLENLTRHDLKTFKWYLVQDVLEGFQPIPRSKLENADICDVVNEMDNRYRDGAVKITVKILRDIARNDLAETLTYFVGKTKDVEVPSETCDTKQDVVVNKVVKLLNEFEKPEDKSVIIDVVKKKLELDLNKISYYKMTSSPRGICLIINNEIFPSEDRPGSYADAVSLARVFNWLGFWVVIVEDQGAQKMRDTLKLFAGLNPNSLSELKNMKEWAGERKKFIDLDGIIQHGDAFVCCILSHGCSEGIYGSDDEVLPYKELLSFFKGSNCSALKDKPKLFFFEACRIETDKQKGKTIESTLEKSDKLSSDDSGRSANSQRKPNYDIHDDSDMLIAMSSTDKHKSYRKKKTGTWFIQSLCEQLTQGCTRGEDIVTILTDVGGEVSNKEDRTYHGMYGLQISKQMPEVTYRLRKRLVLPLPPLGH, from the exons ATGGATGTTCGTCAGGCATTGCTGGAAACTCTGGAGAATTTGACACGACATGATTTGAAGACTTTTAAGTGGTACCTGGTCCAGGATGTGCTGGAAGGTTTTCAACCTATACCTAGAAGCAAACTGGAAAATGCTGACATATGTGACGTAGTAAATGAAATGGATAACAGGTATCGTGATGGAGCTGTCAAAATCACAGTGAAGATTCTGAGGGATATTGCTCGGAATGATCTTGCTGAAACACTGACGTATTTCGTTGGAAAAACAAAAG ATGTTGAGGTACCTTCAGAAACCTGTGACACTAAACAGGATGTTGTGGTGAATAAAGTGGTGAAGTTGCTGAATGAATTTGAGAAGCCTGAAGACAAATCAGTCATCATAGATGTAGTCAAGAAGAAGTTGGAGTTAGACCTGAATAAG ATCTCTTACTATAAGATGACCAGCTCGCCCCGTGGAATCTGTCTCATCATCAATAATGAAATATTTCCTTCTGAGGATAGACCAGGATCATATGCTGATGCTG TTTCTTTGGCAAGGGTCTTCAATTGGCTGGGATTCTGGGTTGTGATTGTTGAGGACCAAGGGGCACAGAAGATGCGAGACACACTAAAGCTGTTTGCAGGGTTAAATCCAAACTCT CTGTCCGAGTTAAAGAACATGAAGGAGTGGGCTGGTGAGCGCAAGAAGTTTATCGACCTGGACGGGATTATCCAACATGGCGATGCCTTTGTGTGCTGCATCTTGAGTCATGGCTGCAGCGAGGGCATCTATGGATCAGACGACGAGGTCCTGCCCTACAAAGAGCTCCTCAGCTTCTTCAAAGGGTCTAACTGCAGCGCTCTCAAAGACAAGCCCAAACTGTTCTTCTTCGAGGCATGTCGGAtcgagacagacaaacagaagggGAAAACGATTGAATCAACTTTAGAAAAGAGCGATAAATTGTCTAGTGATGACAGTGGCAGATCCGCAAATTCCCAACGCAAGCCTAATTACGACATCCATGACGATTCTGACATGCTAATTGCTATGAGCAGCACTGACAAACACAAATCTtacagaaaaaagaaaactggGACCTGGTTCATTCAGTCTTTGTGTGAACAATTGACACAAGGCTGCACCAG aggagaagACATTGTGACGATTCTCACTGATGTTGGTGGTGAAGTGAGTAATAAGGAAGACCGTACATACCATGGTATGTACGGTCTACAAATCTCCAAACAGATGCCTGAAGTTACATACAGACTACGCAAAAGACTCGTTTTGCCTTTACCTCCACTTGGTCACTAG